TTTGATATTATCTCTCGTCTCATTCATACATGTTTCTATCTTTTAATTTATTTCAACTTGTCTAGTGTCCAAACGCTCATTGAACTCTCAAAGCCATAAAACAATATTTTCAATTCCAAAACGACCCCTATGACATAATATAATTATGAGCGCCTTCTTTGATACCTTTCAAATCATCCATTGCTTCAGGGAAGCAAATAGACTAGGAGATGCATTAGCAAATGAAGGAGCATATAACAACTGTGCTAAATGGTTTTATAATGCTCAAGATGTTGCAAGATTGCTTGTTTTAGCCAATGTAGTGATAAAATGTAGGTGGTAAGTTTGAATACTATTCatcgaaaaattatactgtatatataaataattataCTGCATATATAAATCAAAAATTACtttttatacatgtatattaaaTCTTGAACAGCTCCACTGAACATTTGTCGAGTATTGGTAGCGGTCCACCAATTTTTTGTCGTGACAAGTACTTATCACATCCTATACATATAAGTAAAACACTTGTCGAGTGTAGGTCTAAGTCCTCCAATTTTCGATCGTGATAAATACTTATTGTACCTTATACATAAGCAGAAGTACTAATATTTATCCCTGGCAACAATTGTTTTTCAGAAAACAAAAAGGTTAGTAGGTATATGCGTAGTATGGAAAGACTAGAACTCAATAATAAGACAAGAAACAAAATAAGACTTGCACTTATATGAAGTTTATTCATTTCATGCACAACCACTACAAGTGACCATATACGGCCCCATAACATTTACATGAGAAACATATTAAAGTATCACTAATTACTCAACCCATGATTGATGATTTGCACTTTCAAAATAAATAAAGCTTAGAAGGTAAACGAGGGGTAATTAGAACTTCAACTTGATTAACCTTAGGCAAAGTAACGCCTACGCCTTCTGTCATGTCAATTGGCGTGTTTGATGGCTTACTAAAATCAAAACCTTGAAGCAAGCGACCAAAAGTCAGATGTGTCACTAAAGTCGCAAAACCTATCCCTGGACATGACCGTCTCCCAGAACCAAACGGTATAAATTCAAAATTTTGACCGCGAGCATCTATATTTGCTTTGCTAGTCAAGAATCTATCGGGCATAAACTTTTCGGGCTCTGACCAAATTTCAGGATCGCGATGTACTTTCCACGCATTGATATATAGACGAGTACCTTTAGGAATGTGGTAACCAGTCACTTTACAATCTTGCACTGCTTCGTGTGGTAAAAGAAAAGGAACAGGTGGATACAAGCGCAATGTCTCTTTAACGATAGCCTGAAGGTACACTAAATTTTTTATGTCAGTATCTTCAATCCACCTCTCTTTACCCACTTTCATGTCTATCTCTTCTTGGCCTTGTTTCATAACATGTGGATTGTTCAGTAATAAGGACATTACCCATATCAAATGAACAGCGGTTGTGTCATTTCCATCTAAGATCAAACTCTGCATacattatttaattttgttacagATCGAAAACAAATGTAATTACAATGAATCCCAAGATGGGGTGGAAAATATGGTAATGCGTCATCAGTTTATGCATTTAGAATACACAAAAATCGTAACCATAATAAAAATCCTACTTATTTCGACAGGTAGTCTTTGGGAATATTTTCTTAAATGTGCATCAAATAGGTACTCCTTTACAGTTTATACAGCCAAATTTCTTTTTTAATCTGTTataaaaagaatgacctctttctaaatttgaaTGTAAAAACTTTTATTTTTCCCTTAGTAATTATCTTTTATAACCATACATGTTATAAGATATAGAAAAGAGCCAAAATTGCTCATGTACTATCCGCCTATAGAGGCACTTTCATCCCTCGTTAATAGTTGGGCCTTTTTGTTTTTGCCTCATGCCGTTACaaaagtgtcatgtatttgccCTTATTTTCAAATCCAGCTAACGAAATCTGAAAAAGaatgaaaaatccaaaaattgtTAGGGAAAAAGGGCAAAAGTGTTCTCTTGGTATAGTTGAGGGGCAATTTCAGACCCTGTGAAGTgtgaagttttcttcttcataATAATTCTCACTCACATTTTCGCTCATTCAGAAAGATGTCATAATGGATACACGAGGACCTAGGCACTTATTCACTCAGAAAACAATACACACAATTACTCCACCATAACTATCTTGTTCTACCTCCTTAATTTTCAGTCCTACACCCACATAACCCACTAGAATTGATAGCACTCAATTCTCATTTCACACAGGGATTAGAACACCACCACCGACCGATTGCTCTCCTCCATTAACACACACAACACATTTACGGAGCACACAAAGGCAAATCAATCTTCTTCACATGCACAACTTTACTTTTAATTTTCTCAAGAATACACAAATACACGACACCACCATTCTTCTTCATTTTTACTATCTATGTATCTCTCTATTAAAAGCCCTACTGATTCCATTAACATAACCATCATGTGAACCGTTTAATCCTTACACCATTCTCAACACTCAAAACCCCCCAAAATAGAGCTTCTTACAGATAGAGTTTAGATGAAAGAAAGACTGTAAAGAAGAAacagaaaggaaaagaaaaagaaaatagaaagaaaaaggaGTAGGATAAGCTAATTGAAAAGAGCCAAAATTGGCCCCAAACTATATGAATATTACACTTTCGCCCTTTTCTATAAGAACTTTtggattttttattttctttatgatTATGTTATCTGGATTTAAAAATAAGGGCAGATCGACTTTTGTAACGTAGGGGGGAATGACCAACTATTAATGGAGACTGAAAGTGCCCCTCGAGGCAATTTCGAGTAAGATATTTAAAATCACAATTTTTAAAGTTAGGATTCAACTCCCATTTATTTTTTAGTCTCTCCATTTCTTCAAATTTCTATTTGGATTAGAACATTTGTCATAGTTAAAAATTAATGGATGAGATTTAATTGAATAAAATAAATCCTAACCATGATTAAACGTATTTAATTTCTTTCTTTATCCATTCTCAAATAATATCTTTTGTCTCTCTTAACGCCAGAACTTTTCATAATTTCTCCCTCTACGCGCCAAAATATATCTGCTCTCAGGGAAATACCAAAAATCATGGTAGTTGAGAAAATCTTTCAGTTTTTTACCATGAAAATCCAGTCCTAAAGGAACTGCTCAAGTCTTTCCTTATATAAATCTCAAGAAAAACAATTCATGATACTTTCGGTTTACTTCTTTGGGAACGCTGATGCGGATACTTTTACACGGCTAAGTTGAAAAAAGTTGCTTTGAAATTGGTCCTAAGATTGGAACTTACTTCTATCATTTGTACCGTTCTTAAATTATTATCAAATATTGGAACTTACttctaatattttttaatttttaatgatAATGTAAGAAGATTTTGTAAAAGTGAAAAAAATTAACTCGCGGAAAGAAAATTACTATTTTTGTAGAAGTAAAAAAAATTAACTCACGGAAAAGAAAATTACTacgagaaaaagagaagaaatctTAGATAATCTGTACCTATAATTATGGGATTGCAAAAAGATATTATTTGAGAATGGATAAAGGAATTAATTAAATACTTTAACAATGGTTagagttttattttattcaattaAATCTTATCCATTGATTTTTAACCGTAACAAGTGTCTCTAATCCAAGTAGGAACTTGGAAAAATGGAAAGACTAGAAAATGATGGGGAGTTCCTTCCTCAAAGTTTTAGCCACATAAATGCTATGACATAGCTTAAAGTTACTAGTTTTAAAATTCTTCCTTCTTTTCTTAAATCTCGTGCAAGTAAAATATGTGcatataaattgaaatggagaaagtATAAAATTAAACAGCATTGGCGACATAAACTTACCAAGACTGTCGACTTGATCACAGTGGCCTGAGAAAAACCATAGGCTTTGAATTCATTAAGTTGTGTTACCTTAAGCATGGCATCTATGGCATCTTGATCCTTATTGTTTACATCCTTGTTCATCATATGATCATCCAACCATCCTTGAAGAATAGAATCTAAGTCTTTGTAAATTTTGTTCATCAATTGTATATGACCTTGGAAATCAAAGTATTTGAACAATGGGAATGGAATTGCGTCATATAAAACAATTTGCCCTACAACAAACATGATGCCCTTAAATGCCTTTCTGAAACGTTGTGCCTCTTCATCCTCCTCTATGTTGCTATATCTCTTGCCACAAATTGTCTTCACGATTATGTTTAAAGTCAATTGTTCAAACCATTTACTTATATTCACTTTTTGCATGTTGTTTTTGCCTAGCGTCaaagaatataattctttgatGCTAGTTTCCAATTCAGAAACACGTATGTGTTTCATTTTCTCGAGTTTAGTACTCGAGAGTACATGTTGTAGGGCTAGTTTGCGCACTTGGTTATAATAAGGACCAAAATTAGCATAAGTAAACCTCGCATACTTGTACCCGATGCTTTCACCAGCCATAGAAGTTGGTCGGGCAGCGAAGTCCTTATCATGCGTTGTGAGACAATCCTTAGCTGCTTCCCAATTGTTGACAATCAAATAGGGGTACATCCCTATTCTCAGTGTGAAGACAGGTCCATATTTATCTGCCAAAGCGCCCAATATTCGGGGAAATGGGATATTCTTATCAGTACCACTCAGCTGACGAAGATGGCCTATAATAGGCCATGCCCCTGGGATTTCAGGGGCTAATTTTCTTGAAGTGAGTGTTCTTCTCCATAAGATAATAGACAAGAACACAAAGGCTAAAAGCCCTAAAAGAGCTTGAAAATGGGAAGAAATATGATAATCCATTATTTCTAAGGAAAAGGAGGCTAGAACTGACTAGGAAAACTATATTGCAAAATGTTAGAGGCCTTCTCTGTTTGTGCAGAACAAAGTCCAAGGTACTTATGGGAGATGATTTGATTTTTACTTTATGAAGTATCCACTTGTTGAGTGCAGAAACATGTGCTCTGTCCGTTTCAATTTAAAAGAGGTAGTTTAACTCGCCACgaactttataaaaaaaaaaaaaaattatttttgaaacttgtgatattaaaagtttaaggggtaaaaaCTTTATGGGGTCATGatatttatgtggttataaaagcttttcattaaatttaaaatacaacaacaacaacccagtataatctcactagtggagtctagggagggtagtgtgtacgcaaaccttacccctaccatgaggtagaaagactatttccaatagaccctcgtcATCCTTCCCTcaaagaactccccaccttgctcttggggtgacttgaactcacaacctcttggttggaagtggagctTGCTTAccattaaattttattttattaaatttaaaatgaagagtttaaaattGAATTATTAGCTTTATGTGGTCATAatatttatgtggttataaaagtttttcattaaagataaaataaaaagtttaaagttgaattattttcaattataaaaatatattattttttctgaAACGGACTAATAAGGAAAATGTATCATCTAAATTTAATACACGGAGTATCACTTATTTTATGCTGCAAGTAAATTATTGAAGCAACATAACTTGTAGAACAAGAGGGATATGTTTGCAGCATATGATCACGTGAGTGCATTGTAAGGGGGAATCtctttttcattatttttgcattttGTCGTCCACATATTTACTTCTCCCTTTATTTTTATAGTCCGGCCAAGTGCTAACAACCAAATATATATCTTGCATACAACAACAAGCTAGCTAACTTAATTAGACCTTCAGATGTAGTGACGAAAATAAATTGAAAATGATGGGGTAACTAGAATTATGAGGAGAGAATATTAATAAAATGCACCAGTATATAATCTTCGTGTCAGGAAAAGTTAAACCCAGACGCCACTGAAATTTGATATTTAATCTTGCCCCTAAACTCTTCAGGAATCTTATAAGCATATTTTATGAAATATACACAAGGTTTTGGCCCTCCGATCCCATTACCTTTCTCCAATGGCAGAGCGTTCAAATAAATATGTAGgttaataataatataatgataCAATGAGAATAATAATACACAGATTGTTATGTGGTAAATAGAATTGTCTAATTAAGGGTCTTTGAGTCTGAAATTATAATGAAGTGTTTGGTTTTCAATACTAAAATCCGCATAACTTATGCAAAATTAACATCGAAAGCCAAACACTAGCTGTAGTACTAATTATGTGGAGATTATATTAATTCATGTAAAATTTTATATCAAAACAAAACATTATTGTACTAATCCAAGAGTTCTACAATTTCTGCTAGGTTGTAAAGGTATACACAATTTGTTGTTTTCGCGCAATTTAGTTCTTACACGTCAGAATAATATTTTTCCTTTGGCTAGGAAGCTAAGTAATCTACGAGTGAATGCTATCAACAATATGATCAGCCGACGTCGTACGCGTCACATACTACACCACTTCAATGGGTCATGCCACATTAGTGATAGTGGGTTGAGGTCTTGTACAATGATTGATATGAGTCAATCATTACACAATCAATCACTCAATTTGGACTCAATTACCCTTTATTAATAAGTGTTTTACTTGTACTAGCATCACTGTTTTAAAAGGGTTTTTCTAGGTTCGAGAGCATTATCTTAAAGCCTCGAAGACTTCATGCCTGGGGCTAAGGGCGTTCATGATTCGATTTGGATCGATTTTTccctaaaaaaaaattaaactaaataagtcggttttttaaatattgaaatcaaaccaaaccaattaagtcgattttttatcgattcggtttttgtcggtttttcgctttttttatattttttgtcggTTTTTTCCTAAATatgacatacactaccaaacgcatattccggcgaGTACATTTTCAATGTAACGCTATCAAATCAATtgttctttgagaaatctattatttatcaagatatattgatgataattgactcaaatagtgataaataacttaagtactcaattaaaaataaattatttttaacatgaaataaattcttgtacttaataAAAGAAagctaccaatcaaactagaaggcaaaaaattagattattataatagcaaagaactagattaCAAATACAAAtaactaatatgtaccataaaattttagaaactttatataaaaatatacatatatatatgtgtaataataaatttaaatagctacttttatagtcggtttgcttctctttttttttattaaaaccaaaaccaaaccaaatttgatcggtttttaaaatttaaaacctaaaccaaaccaaatctaaaaatatcagttttttggccggtttggtttggttttcggtttggttcggtttttcgagtttttatgaacacccctacgtTGGGCTTAGTTCTTTGAGGCTTATGCTCCCAAGCATCCGAATGTGCGTCCTAAACACGCTTAATACTTAACGCTCATCACTCGCACAACATGGTTGAATTTACTAATTACTACTGTTGACTCTCAAAATTCTTTAACAGATAAATGATTAAAATTCTTTTTATCTATAGGAATATAAAAATTGTGAGTAACTCAAATAACGAACCATAatattgcatatttactaatTGAGAATATCGTGAGCATGAatatcatttgaatatttctcaagaaaaTATATAaccaaaatttatatttttacttgATAGATCTTCATGTCTTAGTTCTATGTCTCTCAAAATTCTCATACATTTATCATTGTGCTAtctaaaaattattttatatttactcatgagggagtaatattttaaattgtagtgttgataaaatttattgagtatttacttttaagGAGGTAAATATGCaatttgataatattttttaaaaaatatgatttttaattattttaaagttAAGATGTTGTAGTTGATTTATATTTTATAGTAACTTTAAcagtattatattatttatacttaTAAAATATGCTAGATAAATTATTTTATATGAGTTTCTttaattcttttttgttttcttgaaaTTTTAATTTATCTTTTATATTTTGTTGTGTAATAATACTATATTATTAATTCATAAACTTAAGAAAGTAAAAATTTGTGGGGCTTACTGTTgcagccaaacgcacacgcaagtatgcgcggtcgtcaagtaataaagtgataagatagACTGTCAAACCCACAaggacttgttatcaactattaactaaattaaactatcccaattatctaaacaagaattgaaCCCGAAGCATTTGattctaactaattaaaataaagaaaaataaatagtaaACTTTGAACAAAGAATAGCATATTTTTATGTTGTCAATGCGATGAAAATAATCTTGGGTTACGTGAtatctaacaatcatattgtattcttcaattgaactGACTAACTAATTCATCTAGTTCATTAGTTGACAGGGTTaactgtcgagttcttactcccctattcaagctaatctaatgcctatatgtctctggaattagaactaacaagaatgcatttataattcttgtacatcaaccaagcaaggcaattaggtatatgtctatcctaaccgcaaattcgTTCCCCAGTGCCCAGGGTCAAGAACTTTCTCTACTCTATCCTATGTGCAATCTAAAATTCTCACTtttgagttcaactctagatttgtaaatagtattcaattggtgatcaggcaattaaataattaagcgcaagattgaataaataaacgaATATGTTAAATTaagaaagcaaaatcaatatctgaataacaatagtcatgaaagaaccacaattCTAGAATTTGAAGTCTAGATTCATATAAacatggtagcaaaacaacaaatcatacaaagaaacataaaaattactaagtttggtttAAGAAAGATGAAATTtgatgaatttcggcctccacGACGGCTCTGTGCTTATGTTTTCTCTCAAAAACGTCCTCTGCTCTCCAATACAGGTTTAGGACaccttttatatgagttgggagTGTGTAAGGCTGAAAAAATCAAAGTCCCGGGTGAAATAGGAAAAATTCCGCAGTGCAGGATCCAGGCCAGCACCAGGCGCTGGACTGCCGCTAGTTCCAGTAACGTTGTTGCCACATAATTTCTTGTTCCTTTACATATTTGCATGTTTCCATCATTGCATCATAATGATACAATCATTAGGCCCACTATATAGTCATACCATTTTGGTCCAATTAGATATATTCCGTAAGCAATTCACAATGAGCTCTCACTACTTCAGTGAATATATTTTTTGCACTTAGTTTATTTTTTTCCACCTCATCACTTCGGGTTGGCTCCTACACATAACAATACTAACACATAACAATACTAAAATTTAGTTTAATTCATTGCAATTACACATTagaaccaataataatagagtaaGATGTAAGGCAAttcatatacaaaaatatatatttttgaccgaacatcaataccccacacttaaactcttgctcgtcctcgagcaacctaGACTTTTCTACCTTAAGAACAACTCAAGATACCACATCATGAGGGAACATAAAGCAACTAAACACACCACACCTATGAATATGGTTGATAACAACAATTAAGCTAGAGTATATGGAATCACAAACACTTTCCCTTTTGTTTTTGCCATTCTTCAAAAGAAACATTCATAGCGACATGCCCATAACAATCCTAGCATCAAAAATCGACTCAacatcacaatgcactcatggctcgAACACCCACATCgcagagaagtctaataatgttacctattCCTCGAGAAACCacgtgccctcacaacaagaactagagagtaagttgaatcaaCACAtttgaatctcatgatcaaataaaATTTAAACACTCACATGTATCAaagaaatcgctcactctcacaaagaagtcacaggcatgcaattggtaccatatgcttgcccttaatgtGAATTTCTACTAATGTAGGATCACTCGATCTAAAACCAATTAGAacttttcatggttgtaatgtgggctaagggacatGTAGGATATATTTTAGTAATAGTAACTCACCCTCCTAaccactttaacacatcacaaaattactttaagcgcaaattcttcaatcccaacttcaatttcacaaacaagatcaccctccaaaaatattttctttttctgtAAGCGTTATCGTCATTTACACTCCACTagcaaaaataagaaatttattcatctgtatttttttttctctttttttcaactaatttttttttctcttttgtacTTTCTACTAGTGACATATTCTTTTACAAAACAAATGaacctttcttcctttcattggtttcactcaaaagccacccgacacttagtcccttcttacttcttctAGCGCTCATTTCACATTTAAAGTGCTTTaaaaggtaaaaggatcaaaacaatattaattaagaataaaaagggtatagactTATAAcatgggtgccaaataaaagtctttaggctcaaaagggttaattggggataaattttatttgtgataagtatttatgctcaaaaatatcaaagaaagcctaaaatcatttttcaaacagAGCATTCTTCAACTCACATATCGGGAAAGTTCTAGATACAAGTACAATACatagactacacaaaaacctcaccacatatacatggcacatgactcactaaggacggtcttaTTCCGACTCTCagctaatgcaagtattcacaaagccacatgatattaagcattaagcacaaagtgaaaaTAAGTAAAGTAAATGAGACATatgcgccacaaaacatgctatccaatttataaaggcatcatgatcaattttaaaatataggaaatgtactacacatgccaaagtctaaatatgctactattaaACAAGTCAAGAGCTCCTAGAAATCTCATATTTATTCCTCCATTTATTTCCTAAattctaatctactctaaaaaattgaaaaactacTACCCGATTCAAACTATATCCCATGAAAAaaaaccgaggcacaaagaaaaaccacggaAAAATATTACTAcctaaaaaacaaaaagacatacttttgtatttttttaatttttaaattttttttgctagactttaatccctcaagaaaactgtctaggagattcATCGTCAGTAAAAGTCCAATATTTTTCAATTTCGTTTTTTAattaattacttaaaatactacactactctaaaaaacaaaaatacgaaactgaaaaaaagaaaagaaattaacATACTAATATAATACTTCTAATGATCTAAAAGAATtcttccaccccacacttaaaagagtgatGTATcttcaatgcacaaataaagcaaaaaatAACGAGGGTGGataagaaactccctgaaaggccaaaggtcgaagcactagcagctcacaggatactcagacttctccaaAAGATGGTCCATTGTGCGGGTATCTCACAATAGGTCCAAACATCTGGCTTGCTTTTGCATACTTCCAGTGGCTTTTGTTcatatgctcataatcctacaaaataaaaagaaatactacaaaaataatataataaaaacaaaatcaacaaaaataaaagaaagcagtaaagctgggttgcctcccaacaagcgcctaatttaacgttgTGACACGATGTGAACCCATTTTTCCTCCACCTTAAACTTATGAATTGTATCCCTAATATGGCATCCAgtctgcggctatgctccagtagtggggctacaaagataactaggccaagtaataaatttttcacgctgcacttctcggcctttagatgaggaatgtaatttttgctttttggcatgacaaattcaagaatataggcactcaCATCCTTACTCTTTGATTCCCCCATAGGCTCAGATGgctcgattactatcttactatctaaacacaatgtggaaaaatgattggaatgaggtCTAATGCACCTTAACTCATGAATTATACTACTATTTACATCCccgtatacacacacacacacacacacacactcaatTCTCCAAAAGTAATGTAATTTACTCTCTCATATGACTCTAGAGCACACTTCTCAATATTGGCATCATCAAGAAAAACATGGTCTAATGACTGGT
The DNA window shown above is from Nicotiana tomentosiformis chromosome 8, ASM39032v3, whole genome shotgun sequence and carries:
- the LOC104108880 gene encoding nicotine N-demethylase CYP82E3-like, yielding MDYHISSHFQALLGLLAFVFLSIILWRRTLTSRKLAPEIPGAWPIIGHLRQLSGTDKNIPFPRILGALADKYGPVFTLRIGMYPYLIVNNWEAAKDCLTTHDKDFAARPTSMAGESIGYKYARFTYANFGPYYNQVRKLALQHVLSSTKLEKMKHIRVSELETSIKELYSLTLGKNNMQKVNISKWFEQLTLNIIVKTICGKRYSNIEEDEEAQRFRKAFKGIMFVVGQIVLYDAIPFPLFKYFDFQGHIQLMNKIYKDLDSILQGWLDDHMMNKDVNNKDQDAIDAMLKVTQLNEFKAYGFSQATVIKSTVLSLILDGNDTTAVHLIWVMSLLLNNPHVMKQGQEEIDMKVGKERWIEDTDIKNLVYLQAIVKETLRLYPPVPFLLPHEAVQDCKVTGYHIPKGTRLYINAWKVHRDPEIWSEPEKFMPDRFLTSKANIDARGQNFEFIPFGSGRRSCPGIGFATLVTHLTFGRLLQGFDFSKPSNTPIDMTEGVGVTLPKVNQVEVLITPRLPSKLYLF